The following are from one region of the Escherichia sp. E4742 genome:
- the focA gene encoding formate transporter FocA, whose amino-acid sequence MKADNPFDLLLPAAMAKVAEEAGVYKATKHPLKTFYLAITAGVFISIAFVFYITATTGTGTMPFGMAKLVGGICFSLGLILCVVCGADLFTSTVLIVVAKASGRITWGQLAKNWLNVYFGNLVGALLFVLLMWLSGEYMTANGQWGLNVLQTADHKVHHTFIEAVCLGILANLMVCLAVWMSYSGRSLMDKAFIMVLPVAMFVASGFEHSIANMFMIPMGIVIRDFASPEFWTAVGSAPENFSHLTVMNFITDNLIPVTIGNIIGGGLLVGLTYWVIYLRENDHH is encoded by the coding sequence GTGAAAGCTGACAACCCTTTTGATCTTTTACTTCCTGCTGCAATGGCCAAAGTGGCCGAAGAGGCAGGTGTCTATAAAGCAACGAAACATCCGCTTAAGACTTTCTATCTGGCGATTACCGCCGGTGTTTTCATCTCAATCGCATTCGTCTTCTATATCACAGCAACCACTGGCACAGGCACAATGCCCTTCGGCATGGCAAAACTGGTTGGCGGCATTTGCTTCTCTCTGGGGCTGATTCTTTGTGTTGTCTGCGGAGCCGATCTCTTTACTTCCACAGTGTTGATTGTTGTTGCCAAGGCGAGTGGGCGCATCACCTGGGGCCAGTTGGCGAAAAACTGGCTAAATGTCTATTTTGGCAACCTGGTCGGCGCACTGCTGTTTGTACTTTTAATGTGGCTTTCTGGCGAATATATGACCGCGAATGGTCAATGGGGACTAAACGTCCTACAAACCGCCGACCACAAAGTGCACCATACTTTTATTGAGGCCGTCTGTCTTGGTATCCTGGCAAACCTGATGGTATGTCTGGCAGTATGGATGAGTTATTCTGGCCGCAGCCTGATGGACAAAGCGTTTATCATGGTGCTGCCGGTCGCGATGTTTGTTGCCAGCGGTTTTGAGCACAGTATCGCAAACATGTTTATGATCCCGATGGGTATTGTAATCCGCGACTTCGCATCTCCGGAATTCTGGACCGCTGTCGGTTCTGCACCGGAAAATTTTTCTCACCTGACCGTGATGAACTTCATCACTGATAACCTGATTCCGGTTACGATCGGTAATATTATCGGCGGTGGTTTGTTGGTTGGGTTGACATACTGGGTCATTTACCTGCGTGAAAACGATCACCATTAA
- the ycaO gene encoding 30S ribosomal protein S12 methylthiotransferase accessory factor YcaO, with translation MTQTFIPGKDAALEDSIARFQQKLSDLGFQIEEASWLNPVPNVWSVHIRDKECALCFTNGKGATKKAALASALGEYFERLSTNYFFADFWLGETIANGPFVHYPNEKWFPLTENDDVPDGLLDDRLRAFYDPENELTGSMLIDLQSGNEDRGICGLPFTRQSDNQTVYIPMNIIGNLYVSNGMSAGNTRNEARVQGLSEVFERYVKNRIIAESISLPEIPADVLARYPAVVEAIETLEAEGFPIFAYDGSLGGQYPVICVVLFNPANGTCFASFGAHPDFGVALERTVTELLQGRGLKDLDVFTPPTFDDEEVAEHTNLETHFIDSSGLISWDLFKQDADYPFVDWSFSGTTEEEFATLMAIFKKEDKEVYIADYEHLGVYACRIIVPGMSDIYPAEDLWLANNGMGSHLRETILSLPGSEWEKEDYLNLIEQLDEEGFDDFTRVRELLGLATGPDNGWYTLRIGELKAMLALAGGDLEQALVWTEWTMEFNSSVFSPERANYYRCLQTLLLLAQEEDRQPLQYLNAFVRMYGADAVEAASAAMSGEAAFYGLQPVDSDLHAFAAHQSLLKAYEKLQRAKAAFWAK, from the coding sequence ATGACGCAAACATTTATCCCCGGCAAAGATGCCGCACTGGAAGATTCCATCGCTCGCTTCCAGCAAAAACTCTCCGACCTCGGTTTTCAGATTGAAGAGGCCTCCTGGCTGAATCCCGTGCCTAACGTCTGGTCTGTACATATTCGTGACAAAGAGTGCGCACTGTGTTTTACCAACGGTAAAGGCGCAACCAAAAAAGCGGCGCTGGCATCTGCCCTCGGTGAATATTTCGAGCGTCTCTCAACCAACTACTTTTTTGCAGACTTCTGGCTGGGCGAAACCATCGCCAACGGTCCGTTCGTGCATTATCCCAACGAAAAATGGTTCCCGCTGACCGAAAATGACGATGTGCCAGATGGGCTGCTCGATGACCGTCTGCGCGCATTTTACGATCCGGAAAATGAACTGACCGGTAGCATGCTGATTGACCTGCAATCCGGTAACGAAGATCGTGGTATTTGCGGCCTGCCGTTTACGCGTCAGTCCGACAATCAGACCGTTTATATTCCGATGAATATCATTGGTAACCTGTATGTCTCCAACGGTATGTCCGCAGGTAATACCCGCAACGAAGCACGCGTTCAGGGATTGTCTGAAGTTTTCGAACGCTACGTGAAAAACCGCATTATTGCTGAAAGCATCAGCCTGCCAGAGATCCCGGCAGACGTGCTGGCGCGTTACCCAGCGGTGGTTGAAGCCATCGAAACACTGGAAGCAGAAGGTTTCCCAATCTTTGCTTATGATGGTTCGCTTGGCGGTCAATATCCGGTGATCTGCGTGGTACTGTTCAATCCAGCTAACGGCACCTGTTTCGCCTCTTTCGGCGCGCATCCTGATTTTGGCGTTGCACTAGAACGTACCGTAACCGAACTGCTTCAGGGGCGTGGTCTTAAGGACCTGGATGTATTTACTCCGCCAACCTTCGATGATGAAGAAGTCGCTGAACATACTAACCTCGAAACGCACTTTATCGACTCCAGCGGTTTGATCTCTTGGGACCTGTTCAAGCAGGATGCCGATTATCCGTTTGTGGACTGGAGCTTCTCCGGCACCACTGAAGAAGAGTTCGCCACGCTGATGGCTATCTTCAAAAAGGAAGATAAAGAAGTTTATATTGCCGATTACGAGCATCTGGGTGTCTACGCTTGCCGAATTATCGTGCCTGGCATGTCCGATATTTATCCGGCTGAAGATTTATGGCTGGCAAATAACGGTATGGGCAGCCATTTACGGGAAACAATCCTGTCACTGCCCGGTAGCGAGTGGGAAAAGGAAGATTACCTGAACCTCATCGAGCAACTGGATGAAGAAGGTTTTGATGACTTTACCCGCGTGCGTGAGCTGCTGGGTCTGGCGACCGGACCGGATAACGGCTGGTACACTCTGCGTATCGGTGAATTAAAAGCCATGCTGGCGCTGGCTGGTGGCGATCTGGAACAGGCTCTGGTCTGGACCGAATGGACGATGGAATTTAACTCATCAGTATTTAGTCCGGAACGCGCCAACTATTATCGTTGCCTGCAAACGTTGTTATTACTGGCGCAGGAAGAAGATCGCCAGCCACTGCAATATCTGAATGCGTTTGTTCGCATGTACGGCGCAGATGCCGTAGAAGCCGCCAGTGCGGCAATGAGCGGCGAAGCGGCATTTTATGGCCTACAACCAGTAGATAGCGATCTTCACGCGTTTGCTGCGCATCAGTCGTTGTTGAAGGCCTACGAAAAGCTGCAGCGCGCCAAAGCAGCATTCTGGGCAAAATAA
- a CDS encoding DUF421 domain-containing protein produces MKAFDLHRMAFDKVPFDFLGEVALRSLYTFVLVFLFLKMTGRRGVRQMSLFEVLIILTLGSAAGDVAFYDDVPMVPVLIVFITLALLYRLVMWLMAHSEKLEDLLEGKPVVIIEDGELAWSKLNNSNMTEFEFFMELRLRGVEQLGQVRLAILETNGQISVYFFENDKVKPGLLILPSDCTQRYKVVPESADYACIRCSEIIHMNAGEKQLCPRCANPEWTKASRAKRVT; encoded by the coding sequence ATGAAGGCGTTCGATCTCCACCGTATGGCATTCGATAAAGTGCCTTTTGATTTCCTTGGCGAAGTTGCACTCCGTAGTCTCTATACCTTTGTGTTGGTCTTTTTGTTTCTCAAAATGACAGGGAGACGCGGCGTGCGGCAAATGTCGCTATTTGAAGTATTAATCATTCTGACGCTGGGGTCGGCGGCGGGGGATGTGGCGTTTTATGACGATGTGCCAATGGTCCCGGTGCTTATCGTCTTTATTACTCTGGCGTTGTTATACCGCCTGGTGATGTGGTTGATGGCGCACAGTGAAAAACTGGAAGATTTGCTGGAAGGTAAACCGGTTGTCATTATTGAAGATGGCGAGCTGGCCTGGTCGAAACTCAATAACTCCAACATGACGGAATTTGAGTTCTTTATGGAACTACGGTTGCGTGGCGTGGAACAACTGGGGCAGGTACGTTTGGCTATTCTCGAAACCAACGGGCAAATTAGCGTCTATTTCTTTGAAAATGACAAAGTAAAACCGGGCTTACTTATTTTACCCAGTGACTGTACTCAGCGTTACAAAGTGGTGCCAGAGTCGGCGGACTATGCCTGCATCCGTTGCAGTGAAATCATTCATATGAACGCGGGGGAAAAACAATTATGTCCGCGCTGTGCAAATCCAGAATGGACGAAGGCAAGTCGGGCAAAACGGGTGACTTGA
- the serC gene encoding 3-phosphoserine/phosphohydroxythreonine transaminase: MAQIFNFSSGPAMLPAEVLKQAQQELRDWNGLGTSVMEVSHRGKEFIQVAEEAEKDFRDLLNIPSNYKVLFCHGGGRGQFAAVPLNILGDKTTADYVDAGYWAASAIKEAKKYCTPNVFDAKVTVDGLRAVKPMREWQLSDNAAYMHYCPNETIDGIAIDETPDFGKDVVVAADFSSTILSRPIDVSRYGVIYAGAQKNIGPAGLTIVIVREDLLGKANIACPSILDYSILNDNDSMFNTPPTFAWYLSGLVFKWLKANGGVAAMDKINQQKAELLYGVIDNSDFYRNDVAKANRSRMNVPFQLADSALDKLFLEESFAAGLHALKGHRVVGGMRASIYNAMPLEGVKALTDFMVEFERRHG, from the coding sequence ATGGCTCAAATCTTCAATTTTAGTTCTGGTCCGGCAATGCTACCGGCAGAGGTGCTTAAACAGGCTCAACAGGAACTGCGCGACTGGAACGGTCTTGGTACGTCGGTGATGGAAGTGAGTCACCGTGGCAAAGAGTTCATTCAGGTTGCAGAGGAAGCCGAGAAGGATTTTCGTGATCTTCTTAATATCCCCTCCAACTACAAAGTATTGTTCTGCCACGGCGGCGGTCGCGGTCAGTTTGCTGCTGTACCGCTGAATATTCTTGGTGATAAAACCACCGCAGATTATGTTGATGCTGGTTACTGGGCGGCAAGTGCCATTAAAGAAGCGAAAAAATACTGCACGCCAAATGTCTTTGACGCCAAAGTGACTGTTGATGGTCTTCGTGCGGTTAAGCCAATGCGCGAATGGCAACTCTCTGATAATGCTGCTTATATGCATTACTGCCCGAATGAAACCATTGATGGTATCGCCATCGACGAAACGCCAGACTTCGGCAAAGATGTGGTGGTCGCTGCCGACTTCTCTTCAACCATTCTTTCCCGTCCGATTGACGTCAGCCGTTATGGAGTAATTTACGCTGGCGCGCAGAAAAATATCGGCCCGGCTGGCCTGACAATCGTCATCGTTCGTGAAGATTTACTGGGCAAAGCGAATATCGCTTGTCCGTCGATTCTGGATTATTCCATCCTCAACGATAACGACTCCATGTTTAACACGCCGCCAACGTTTGCCTGGTATTTGTCTGGTCTGGTCTTCAAATGGCTGAAAGCGAACGGCGGTGTGGCTGCAATGGATAAGATCAATCAGCAAAAAGCAGAACTGCTGTATGGGGTGATCGATAACAGCGATTTCTACCGCAATGATGTGGCGAAAGCTAACCGTTCGCGGATGAACGTGCCGTTCCAGTTAGCAGACAGTGCGCTTGACAAGCTGTTCCTCGAAGAGTCTTTTGCCGCTGGTCTTCATGCTCTGAAAGGCCACCGTGTAGTCGGCGGAATGCGTGCTTCTATTTATAACGCCATGCCGCTGGAAGGCGTTAAAGCACTGACAGACTTCATGGTTGAGTTCGAACGTCGTCACGGCTAA
- the aroA gene encoding 3-phosphoshikimate 1-carboxyvinyltransferase produces the protein MESLTLHPIARVDGTINLPGSKSVSNRALLLAALAHGKTVLTNLLDSDDVRHMLNALTALGVSYTLSADRTRCEIIGNGGSLHAESALELFLGNAGTAMRPLAAALCLGNNDIVLTGEPRMKERPIGHLVDALRQGGAKITYLEQENYPPLRLQGGFVGGNVEVDGSVSSQFLTALLMTAPLAPKDTVIRIKGDLVSKPYIDITLNLMKTFGVEIENQHYQQFVVKGGQSYQSPGTYLVEGDASSASYFLAAAAIKGGTVKVTGIGRNSMQGDIRFADVLEKMGATISWGDDYIACTRGELNAIDMDMNHIPDAAMTIATTALFAKGTTTLRNIYNWRVKETDRLFAMATELRKVGAEVEEGHDFIRITPPEKLNFAEIATYNDHRMAMCFSLVALSDTPVTILDPKCTAKTFPDYFEQLARISQSA, from the coding sequence ATGGAATCCCTGACGTTGCACCCCATCGCCCGTGTCGATGGCACTATTAATCTGCCCGGTTCCAAGAGCGTTTCTAACCGCGCTTTATTGCTGGCGGCATTAGCACACGGCAAAACAGTATTAACTAATCTGCTGGATAGCGATGACGTGCGCCATATGCTGAATGCATTAACGGCGTTAGGGGTAAGTTACACGCTTTCAGCCGATCGTACGCGCTGTGAAATCATCGGTAACGGCGGTTCATTACACGCAGAAAGCGCGCTGGAGTTGTTCCTCGGTAATGCGGGGACTGCGATGCGCCCGCTGGCGGCGGCACTTTGTCTGGGAAATAATGATATCGTCCTGACTGGCGAGCCTCGCATGAAAGAGCGCCCGATAGGTCATCTGGTGGATGCGCTGCGACAGGGTGGGGCGAAAATTACTTACCTGGAACAAGAAAATTACCCACCGCTGCGTTTACAGGGTGGTTTTGTGGGAGGCAACGTAGAAGTTGATGGCTCCGTTTCCAGCCAGTTCCTGACCGCACTGTTAATGACAGCGCCTCTTGCGCCGAAAGATACAGTTATTCGTATTAAAGGTGATCTGGTTTCTAAACCTTATATCGATATCACGCTCAACCTGATGAAAACGTTTGGTGTTGAGATTGAAAATCAGCACTATCAACAATTTGTCGTAAAAGGGGGGCAGTCTTATCAGTCTCCGGGGACTTATTTGGTAGAAGGCGATGCATCTTCGGCGTCTTACTTCCTGGCAGCAGCAGCAATCAAAGGTGGCACCGTAAAAGTGACCGGCATTGGACGCAACAGTATGCAGGGCGATATTCGATTTGCTGATGTACTGGAAAAAATGGGGGCGACCATTAGCTGGGGCGATGATTATATTGCCTGCACGCGTGGTGAACTGAACGCTATCGATATGGATATGAACCATATTCCCGATGCGGCGATGACCATTGCCACGACGGCGTTATTTGCAAAAGGCACAACCACGCTGCGCAATATTTATAACTGGCGCGTAAAAGAAACGGATCGCCTGTTCGCGATGGCAACAGAGCTACGTAAAGTCGGTGCAGAAGTTGAAGAGGGGCACGATTTCATTCGCATAACGCCACCGGAAAAACTGAACTTTGCCGAGATCGCGACATACAATGATCACCGGATGGCGATGTGTTTCTCGCTGGTGGCATTGTCAGATACGCCAGTGACGATTCTTGACCCCAAATGTACGGCTAAAACCTTCCCGGATTACTTCGAACAACTGGCGCGGATAAGCCAATCCGCCTGA
- the ycaL gene encoding metallopeptidase YcaL — protein MKNTKLLLAIATSAALLTGCQNTHGIDTNMAISSGLNAYKAATLSDADAKAIANQGCTEMDSGNQVASKSSKYGKRLAKIAKALGNNINGTPVNYKVYMTSDVNAWAMANGCVRVYSGLMDMMNDNEIEGVLGHELGHVALGHSLAEMKASYAIVAARDAISATSGVASQLSRSQLGDIAEGAINAKYSRDKESEADDFSFDLLKKRGINTQGLVGSFEKLASLDGGRTQSMFDSHPPSAERAQHIRDRIASGK, from the coding sequence ATGAAGAATACTAAATTACTGCTGGCGATTGCGACTTCTGCAGCACTACTGACAGGGTGTCAAAATACGCACGGTATTGATACCAATATGGCTATCAGCTCCGGTTTAAATGCCTATAAAGCGGCAACGTTAAGCGACGCTGATGCAAAAGCCATTGCCAATCAGGGCTGTACCGAAATGGACAGCGGCAATCAAGTTGCAAGCAAATCCAGCAAGTACGGTAAACGTCTGGCAAAAATCGCCAAAGCATTGGGTAACAACATTAACGGTACGCCGGTCAACTATAAGGTTTATATGACCAGCGACGTTAACGCATGGGCGATGGCAAACGGCTGTGTCCGAGTCTACAGTGGGCTGATGGACATGATGAACGACAACGAAATTGAAGGCGTTCTGGGTCATGAACTGGGACACGTTGCATTGGGTCACTCACTGGCTGAAATGAAAGCATCTTATGCGATCGTTGCCGCACGCGATGCAATTTCCGCCACCAGCGGTGTTGCTTCCCAGCTTTCTCGCTCGCAACTGGGCGATATTGCAGAAGGCGCTATCAATGCTAAGTACTCCCGCGATAAAGAGTCTGAAGCAGATGATTTCTCCTTTGATCTGCTGAAGAAACGTGGCATTAATACCCAGGGACTGGTCGGTAGCTTTGAAAAACTGGCCAGCCTGGATGGCGGTCGTACTCAGTCTATGTTTGACTCTCATCCGCCATCAGCAGAGCGTGCACAGCACATCCGCGATCGTATCGCCTCCGGTAAGTAA
- the cmk gene encoding (d)CMP kinase: MTAIAPVITIDGPSGAGKGTLCKAMAEALQWHLLDSGAIYRVLALAALHHHVDVASEDALVPLASHLDVRFVSTNGNLEVILEGEDVSGEIRTQEVANAASQVAAFPRVREALLRRQRAFRELPGLIADGRDMGTVVFPDAPVKIFLDASSEERAHRRMLQLQEKGFSVNFERLLAEIKERDDRDRNRAVAPLVPAADALVLDSTTLSIEQVIEKALHYARQKLALA; the protein is encoded by the coding sequence ATGACGGCAATTGCCCCGGTTATTACCATTGATGGCCCAAGCGGTGCAGGGAAAGGCACCTTGTGTAAGGCTATGGCGGAAGCGTTGCAATGGCATCTGCTGGACTCGGGTGCAATTTATCGCGTACTGGCACTGGCGGCATTACATCACCATGTTGATGTTGCGTCGGAAGATGCGCTGGTGCCGCTGGCATCCCATCTGGATGTGCGTTTTGTGTCGACCAATGGCAATCTGGAAGTGATCCTCGAAGGGGAAGATGTCAGCGGCGAAATTCGTACTCAGGAAGTGGCGAATGCTGCTTCACAAGTCGCTGCATTCCCACGCGTTCGTGAAGCATTATTGCGTCGCCAACGCGCATTCCGGGAGTTACCCGGTTTGATCGCCGATGGTCGCGATATGGGGACAGTGGTATTCCCTGATGCGCCAGTAAAAATTTTCCTTGACGCCTCCTCGGAAGAACGTGCGCATCGCCGCATGCTACAGTTGCAGGAGAAGGGCTTTAGTGTTAACTTTGAGCGCCTTTTGGCCGAGATCAAAGAACGCGACGACCGCGATCGTAATCGCGCGGTAGCGCCCCTGGTTCCGGCAGCCGATGCTTTAGTTTTGGATTCCACCACCTTAAGCATTGAGCAAGTGATTGAAAAAGCGTTACACTACGCGCGCCAAAAATTGGCTCTCGCATAA
- the rpsA gene encoding 30S ribosomal protein S1 — MTESFAQLFEESLKEIETRPGSIVRGVVVAIDKDVVLVDAGLKSESAIPAEQFKNAQGELEIQVGDEVDVALDAVEDGFGETLLSREKAKRHEAWITLEKAYEDAETVTGVINGKVKGGFTVELNGIRAFLPGSLVDVRPVRDTLHLEGKELEFKVIKLDQKRNNVVVSRRAVIESENSAERDQLLENLQEGMEVKGIVKNLTDYGAFVDLGGVDGLLHITDMAWKRVKHPSEIVNVGDEITVKVLKFDRERTRVSLGLKQLGEDPWVAIAKRYPEGTKLTGRVTNLTDYGCFVEIEEGVEGLVHVSEMDWTNKNIHPSKVVNVGDVVEVMVLDIDEERRRISLGLKQCKANPWQQFAETHNKGDRVEGKIKSITDFGIFIGLDGGIDGLVHLSDISWNVAGEEAVREYKKGDEIAAVVLQVDAERERISLGVKQLAEDPFNNWVALNKKGAIVTGKVTAVDAKGATVELADGVEGYLRASEASRDRVEDATLVLSVGDEVEAKFTGVDRKNRAISLSVRAKDEADEKDAIATVNKQEDANFSNNAMAEAFKAAKGE, encoded by the coding sequence ATGACTGAATCTTTTGCTCAACTCTTTGAAGAGTCCTTAAAAGAAATCGAAACCCGCCCGGGTTCTATCGTTCGTGGCGTTGTTGTTGCTATCGACAAAGATGTAGTACTGGTTGACGCTGGTCTGAAATCTGAGTCTGCCATCCCGGCTGAGCAGTTCAAAAACGCCCAGGGCGAGCTGGAAATCCAGGTAGGTGACGAAGTTGACGTTGCTCTGGATGCAGTAGAAGACGGCTTCGGTGAAACTCTGCTGTCCCGTGAGAAAGCTAAACGTCACGAAGCCTGGATCACGCTGGAAAAAGCTTACGAAGATGCTGAAACTGTTACCGGTGTTATCAACGGCAAAGTTAAGGGCGGCTTCACTGTTGAGCTGAACGGTATTCGTGCGTTCCTGCCAGGTTCTCTGGTAGACGTTCGTCCGGTGCGTGACACTCTGCACCTGGAAGGCAAAGAGCTTGAATTCAAAGTAATCAAGCTGGATCAGAAGCGCAACAACGTTGTTGTTTCTCGTCGTGCCGTTATCGAATCCGAAAACAGCGCAGAGCGCGATCAGCTGCTGGAAAACCTGCAGGAAGGCATGGAAGTTAAAGGTATCGTTAAGAACCTCACTGACTACGGTGCATTCGTTGATCTGGGCGGCGTTGACGGCCTGCTGCACATCACTGACATGGCCTGGAAACGCGTTAAGCATCCGAGCGAAATCGTCAACGTGGGCGACGAAATCACTGTTAAAGTGCTGAAGTTCGACCGCGAACGTACCCGTGTATCCCTGGGCCTGAAACAGCTGGGCGAAGATCCGTGGGTAGCTATCGCTAAACGTTATCCGGAAGGTACCAAACTGACTGGTCGCGTGACCAACCTGACCGACTACGGCTGCTTCGTTGAAATCGAAGAAGGCGTTGAAGGCCTGGTACACGTTTCCGAAATGGATTGGACCAACAAAAACATCCACCCGTCCAAAGTTGTTAACGTTGGCGATGTAGTGGAAGTTATGGTTCTGGATATCGACGAAGAACGTCGTCGTATCTCCCTGGGTCTGAAACAGTGCAAAGCTAACCCGTGGCAGCAGTTCGCGGAAACCCACAACAAGGGCGACCGTGTTGAAGGTAAAATCAAGTCTATCACTGACTTCGGTATCTTCATCGGCCTGGACGGCGGCATCGATGGCCTGGTTCACCTGTCTGACATCTCCTGGAACGTTGCAGGTGAAGAAGCAGTTCGTGAATACAAAAAAGGCGACGAAATCGCTGCAGTTGTTCTGCAGGTTGACGCAGAACGTGAACGTATCTCCCTGGGCGTTAAACAGCTCGCAGAAGATCCGTTCAACAACTGGGTTGCTCTGAACAAGAAAGGCGCTATCGTAACCGGTAAAGTAACTGCAGTTGACGCTAAAGGCGCAACCGTAGAACTGGCTGACGGCGTTGAAGGTTACCTGCGTGCTTCTGAAGCATCCCGTGACCGCGTAGAAGACGCTACCCTGGTTCTGAGCGTTGGCGACGAAGTTGAAGCTAAATTCACTGGCGTTGATCGTAAAAACCGCGCAATCAGCCTGTCTGTTCGTGCGAAAGACGAAGCTGACGAGAAAGATGCAATTGCAACTGTTAACAAACAGGAAGATGCAAACTTCTCCAACAACGCAATGGCTGAAGCTTTCAAAGCAGCTAAAGGCGAGTAA
- the ihfB gene encoding integration host factor subunit beta — MTKSELIERLATQQSHIPAKTVEDAVKEMLEHMASTLAQGERIEIRGFGSFSLHYRAPRTGRNPKTGDKVELEGKYVPHFKPGKELRDRANIYG; from the coding sequence ATGACCAAGTCAGAATTGATAGAAAGACTTGCCACCCAGCAATCGCACATTCCCGCCAAGACGGTTGAAGATGCAGTAAAAGAGATGCTGGAGCATATGGCCTCGACTCTTGCGCAGGGCGAGCGTATTGAAATCCGCGGTTTCGGCAGTTTCTCTTTGCACTACCGCGCACCGCGTACCGGACGTAATCCGAAGACTGGCGATAAAGTAGAGCTGGAAGGAAAATACGTTCCTCACTTTAAACCAGGTAAAGAACTGCGCGATCGCGCCAATATTTACGGTTAA